From the Orcinus orca chromosome 7, mOrcOrc1.1, whole genome shotgun sequence genome, the window ATGACTGTGTCGAGTTTCACAGACTGTGGAGCGCCATGCAGTTTGTCTACTGCATTCCTGTGGGAACACACGAGTTTACAGTCGAGTAAGCGCGTGTGCTCGGGGCGAGGTGGGGGAGAGAACCTGGTGCCGGGCTAACACGGGGGACCACCTTCCTCTGGAAACGGACCCCCAAATTGCTGAGCTGCTATAAAGCTGCTCAAGTGGGGGCTCTTGCCTGAGGCCCAGCAAGTGCCTCAGGGCGGGGCTTCTGGAGTTCTCTGAACTCATGGAAACTTGTGCAGGTCAGGTGTACATTTTGCTAGATAGGAGGGCCGCAACTTCATGAACTCATTCTTCATGGAGGAGCCACAGTTTGCCAGAGGAAGCCCAAAGAGGTGTTTACCGGGGGCACACCTCTGCTCAGCATTCCAGGCGGGGCACGCAGGTGGTCTGGTCGCTGGAACCTGATCACTCATCCTACCTACTGCTTCTTGTCCCCAGGCAGTGTTTTGGCGACGGGCTCCACTGGGCTGGCTGTATGATCATTGTGCTTCTTGGGCAGCAGCGGCGCTTTGCTGTACTGGATTTTTGCTACCATCTACTCAAAGTCCAAAAACATGATGGCAAGGATGAAATTATCAAAAACGTGGTATGTGGAAGTTTCACAAAAAAAGATACTTTCTAGTTATTGTAAGTCGTTTTTCTGGAAATGTTTCTCACGCCAGGACAACTGAAGCATTCTTTTCACTCCCCAAATGAATCTAAATAGAATTAGTAAGTAAAAGAGTCTGGTACTGAAATACTAATGGTtccattttccttctgttttcaagGTATGTAGACCTACTTCAAATTATAGAGCCTTGTAAGATCTGCAGTTTCAGATTATTGGCATACCCTTCAAGTCTTCTGGCTCCCTTCGTTGTAGTTAAAGTGTGTTTGGGgcttttttaaagatctttttgtgttttatggaTTCTTTGTAATTGAATTCCAGAAAATACTCTgccattatcttttcaaatattttagtttttcttccattttgggACTTCAGTTAGACACGTGTCAGATGGACTTATCTGGTCTCCACTTAATATCTCACAGTTTTCAAGGTCAGAAGTCGGGTACAGCACAATTCAGCTGGGTCCTCCATTTACAGTTTCACAAGGCCACTATCAGTGTGTCTGTAGGGCTGTGCTCCCTTCTGGAGCCTCTGGTCATGGATCTGCTTCCAGACTCATTCAGGTGGTTGGCTCAATTCAGTTCCTTACAGTTGGAGAACTGAGGtgtccatttccttttccttggcTCTCTGGGCTGTACCCAGAGTACTGTCTTCGTTTAACTAACTCACTTCAGCTCAGTCTGACCTGCTGTGCTTTTACTTTTGAAAGTCAttagtttatatttaaaatgttgatttgCTTCTTCTTCAAATCTTGGTAGTAATTGataattttatcttcttcatggaatttttttccaatttttatttctttacacatTTCATGtatcttatattcttttttagttcTAGTATCTGAGGCCTCGAGGGGTATCTAAAACTCTGAAATGTTCCAGTgttggacttttttttctttttgtctgcatcaggtcttagttgcggcacgcgggatctttgcagcacgcgggatctcactgcggcacacaggctcttcgttgcggcacgcagatttctctctagttgtggcacgtgggttttctctccctagttgtggcgcgcagggtccagagcacatgggctctgtaattTGAGGCATGCagactctctagttgaggtgcgcgggctctgtagtagttgtggtgtgcgggcttagttgtcccgctgcatgtgggatcttagttccctgaccagggatcaaaccagcgtcccctgcattggaaggcagattctttaccactggaccaccagggaagtccccgtgtgttggattttatttatttggcagctCTTGTTTGATAGGGTTTTTCCCTAGGATTTTCATTTACTGTTCATCTCCCAGAATTATTACCAACTTGGGACGACTTTAGCCTAATGAGAGGTCCAGGCTTCGTGGAGAGTCTCCAGGTGTAGTCCACCTTGCTTACTGCCCAGCCTGTCTCCTCATCCCACTGCTGCTGGTGGCATCTATCCCTGAGGAAGTCCTGGCTTTTGCTTTACTTCCTGCATAGACAGAACCAGCAGtgcttgtggtttttttttatcTGGTTCTATTATAGCATGAAGGTCTGTCAAAGCATCCTGTCCACAATAActggaaatatttaaaacttgtgttaTTACTAGTTTACTGGTCTTTCCCCATTGTCCATATTATCTTCATCTTTACATTCCTGGCTTTTAGGAGGTGTCCTATAGGTTCTTAATAcctgtttgttgaataaataggtCTTTAAGTTTCACAAATGAATCTACAGTTAGTAGCATGAAACCAACAGAGAAATGTTGCAAAATATATTCATCGGTCCAATAGTTACATTAATGAGATGGTACGTGTCAGTAGCTTGCTATaatttttctgagaaaatatgaaaattctgACATTTTGACACATGAAGAATAAATGTGTAACTGTTATTAGTAAAACATCCTAATTTTAACTGTTGTACGTAGCCTTTGAAGAAGATGGTGGAGAGAATCCGCAAGTTCCAGATTCTAAATGATGAGATTATCACTATCTTGGACAAGTACTTGAAGTCCGGCGATGGAGAGAGCACGCCTGTGGAACACGTTCGCTGCTTTCAGCCACCTATCCACCAGTCTCTGGCCAGCAGCTGAGGGCATGTGTATCACCTGTTTTTGAAGAGTCCCAGTACTGACTGCATTTAAGAACTATAAGggcatgtttttctttccataagCTAGTTAGATTTTTAGGAACTATTTTTCAGTATCTCTGTGCCTGTTAAAGGGGGTGTTTTCAATCTAAAAGCTTAATTTTATAAAGTTGACTTATTTTTCTACACTAAAATTGTATATACTTTTGGTAATTGGAAAGTCGGAGGATTTGGCTGCTGAGGGTTGCCATCATGTccttacaaaattattttccatttttctatggaATGTTCCAACAGCTAGCTATGTTATGAAGTGCTGCTGAGTTCATCCATTTATCCTTTAACAAAGGATCCGTAACATTTAGGGAAAGACTTGTGAACTTAAGCAAGAACCTTAATTACCAGCTAATTGTGATAAAACCCATTACCAATTAGAATTAAACTTAATGATTATTTAGCTTTTGTTTAgggatttttccagtttttttatgAAAACCTTTTCtaagtcatttgtttttttcccctttttgtgtCAGTGTTTCAGAAAATAGTGAACTTGATTTCTCTGCTTCTGCTAAATCCAGTTGTGACAAAATCTAATTTGTGAGGTATGATTTAAAGGTTACAGAAATAAAACTAATGAAACCTGTTTGTGTTCATTTACTGTGACCCTCCCTATGAGCCCTGGCTTGGGCAAGGTACTCTCTCTCCTCACTCGAGTGCACAAACCAGGCCAGGAGTCTAGGTTACCTGCAGCCTTGGGAGAAGGGACAAGATCATGATTGATAGTAATGCTTCCATATGGCTTTAAAAACGTTAATACCAAAAAGTCCAGGTGCATCATCCATGGCACCAAATATAGTCTGTGAACTATTCTGTTGTACTGCTTAACCTTGAGTTACATAAAACATAACTGTAATGTGAAATAATAACCCTGGGGCCAGCATTCTGCTGCAGATTAAGAGGTAGCAGCTGTGCTCACCCTGTAATGAAAGTATAGAATATGATGAAAACTTAAGTTTAATgagtaaatttaaataatttacactACTGAGTTTTTTATAAGACTtaataaccaaataaaaatttcaagtgCTGTAAGATGttaaataattaagaatttaTTACTAATAACCTGTGCATTCTCAATGAGGGCAATATCACACCCAAGGGAGTGAAAATTGGTTTTTATCTATTGTATACAAAGCACAGATATAGATACAGTACATAAACAAATATAGAGTTATATCTGTGGTGTTAAAATTACATGGAGAGAGGCAGTTagaaaaaaatgtctacaaaGGCTCCTTAGAGGGTCAATGATACAATACTgggaaaatggaatttatttCATGAAACTTGAAAACTGTCAGCTTTGCCCTGATAAAGCCAGTGAACAGTGAGGCTCCTGTGGTGGCTACTTACACAGTGGGCCAAGCTGTGGGGCCTTGGGCAGGAGCAGCAGAATGGAAACAAGCCCAACCCAGATACTGACCCAAATTAGTTGTCAGTATTTTTGAGGCCAATCAATCAGTGACAGGTTTTGAAGCTGCATAGAATTAATTATAGTACTCTAccttttttgcatatttttgaagttttctgtaaactttttttttatggacattttttaaaaaaccaaaatatatagTGGTCCAAACAAAGCAAAGTAAAATATGTGGTACAAGGAAACCATATTTTACAAATATCCTGTTTATTCTGAGCATTCAGACTTAGAAAAGAACTTCGTTtcaatttgtctttttatttcaatatgagctaaatttaagaaattacCCTAGTCTTCTGACTTCATTTCCCAGAGTTGTTAGAAGAGCTAAATGACAATATAACTCCTTATGAAAATATATGGAAAAGTACAAGAGCTGATGTAAAAATGGTAATCAAGGTTCCAGGCATCAAGGGATTACTGAgtaactgaagaataaaaccagcCAGGCTGTAGTCCGACAAAGGGTACGCTGGTTTATTAACAAGGTGCCATCTAGGAAGGCCATCAGATGTTCACGGTGACAACTCACTGCCTGAGAAGTATTTCAGTGTGGTGATTTcctaccttttttgtttttgttgtaaaaGAGTTTCCTTCATTTAATAATCTAGGAGTCTCTtaaattaacatttcaaaattaaaataattcatcaaaCGGGAGTCATTTTTACAGGTAAGGTAAATTACAGGATAAGGTATTgagttaatttgtttttttaaatcaaaaagccTTAAAATGGTCAAGAATTGATAGAGTGGGCATGACAAATACACATTTCAGAGTTTCATcaccaatgaaaaaataaagcatttttatagACTTAAAACTGTCATTAGTCATTTAGATTTTGGTGAAGGAAAATTTAAAATGCCTCTATAATAATACAATGTTAAAAGAAAGTGGCCATGTACTGAGGTCATTTTAGTGAGCTACCatcatttaaatataagaaaagtaaTTTCTTGGTCCAGATTAGTGAAACCTTAAAAAAGATTGTCTCTAGAGAACATTATTTGAGAACAATGCTTTTTCAGACACATTCTGATACTCAAGTTCACTTTATAACACAATTATAGATTAACCTTTTAATTACATCTTTCTTATTAAAAAGCTGTCAGATTTCCATTTCTTCGGGAGATATTTTCAGCAGTGTGTTGTTCAATTCCACAGGTTAAGCTCTCTTCATTATTATTAAGAACTTCATACATATTACAGAGACTGCCATTCATTACTTTTTCATCTTTCCTAAAAGACACAGGCAGACTTGCGAGACTAAAGTTGACGTCTTTAAAGGCATGCAATAAGAATATTCCCACAATGATTGTAAAGAAGCCACTCAGAGTACCAATGACATCATCAACAGGCATATCTTGCCACTCCTTAAAAAGAATAGCTGAGCAAGTTAAAACCGATGTTGTAAAGAATACATAATATATTGGAGTCACGATGGAAGTGTTGAATATGTCCAGGGCCCTGTTCAGGTAATTAATCTGTGTGCTCACACAGACTATAAGGCTCAGCAGCAGAATCCAGGCCAGGGGATGTCGCAGCACAGGCTTTCCAGCAAACAGCTCTTTGATAGCAATGCCCAGGCCCTTAACACAGGAGACTGAAAACGCTCCAATTACAGAGCAGATTGTGATATACACAAGAATGTTTGTCTGTCCATGGCGAGGTCCCACCACAAAGATTAATATCAAGGACACAATGACCACAAGTGTTGCAAAGACCACAAAACCTGGAGGAGGCAAAGTCAAATATTTAAGTCCTCaataggaaggagaaagaagtggCCTTAACATAAAAATCAGCTTTCTTTTGCTGCCCCAGCAAAAAAGCACATTCATAAAAATTTAGTTAGAAGTACACACTGGAAGATTAAACTATGCTTCATATTCACAAATTACTATGcatgtaacatttttaaagtagcatCTTAGGCCTCATAATTATACAGATATCCCTTGATCAACATGGGATTGAGCTGCGTGGATCcaattatatgtggattttttttctaatacataCTGCAGTCCTACACAATCTGAGGGCTGAATCTGTGGCTGTGGAACCTCAGGTGTGGAGGATGGACTATAAGTGGGTTTTCTCGGGTGCTCCTAACCCTTGTGTTGTTAAAGggtcaaacttacagaaaacgGCATCAGGCTGATTCACAGCTGTCTATCCTAGAATATTGTACTACTTCCCACCCACTGGGGTGCTCTAACTCCAAAGACAGAATCAGAAACTAGTGGAGAGAAATCATGAGATGACCTTGAATGCTCAACGATTTATAGATGCTAAACAACATTTGTCTaaaatgagtaaattttaaaaatatctagggACAACCACTGGGGTAAAAAACAAATCAGTAAGAGAACATGAAAATAACTGTCAGGGTTCAGGTTGGATATGGAGAATTGAACCCAGCATGATAATAGTAATGATTGTGTAGCACCATGGGCCAGGCACTTGTCTCAGCAATTTGCACCGATTAACTCATTCAACTGACAATTACACTGCAGTACAGACGCTGTCATCTgcattttaagatgaggaaacagacaacaGTCATTTAACCTTTTTACTCCTCTAATTCTGTCTAGAAGGAAACTTCAAATTAGACAAATTACCATCCCCCCCAAATCAATAAAAACTACCATTAATTTCCTCAGACAGACAAAGATGAAATATGAGAGGAATCAAAGCAGTCAAAATCTGGAGAGAAAGTACTCTGAGGTTGCACCAACACCTCTGCTTGTTCCCTCAGGGCAAACACCAAACCTAGAGCAGGAGTGAGGATAGGCACGAAGGCCAGCAGAGTGGTAACCTGGGGCTTATGGATGTTTCAGCAgaggaggtaaaaaaaaaagaaaaagtgggaaTTTTAGGCTAAGTAGCTGGGACAAAACAGGCCAAGATTCCAGAAAGGAGGGAACTGAAGAGGCGCCCGCGAATTTTCTGTGTGGTGTCTGTGGGCACAGAGCTGTACACGCCTAGTCAGAGGGGCCAAGTGGACAGCCTGGTGAGGAGGCCAAAGGACTAGCAGAGAGGCCCGCCTTGTCTTGGGCTGCCGAGACAAGGCACTGGCAATCCACAGCTCGCCAAGCTGGAGAGTCCTAGCCTATCAGTTGGGAGCCAGAAGGGCTCTGACCAAGAATAAtggcaaaatggaaaaaaactagCCCCAGCTTACAGGTTGAAGGTCATCTGCTTACTCTTATCTGCCTAcccaaagaaatttaaattctcTCTGAAGGAAGAAAACATCATTTAGAGCCTTTACACTTTTTAATACACTATGGCCAGCATTCAACTGAAACTGTCCAAAGACAAAACTAAAtgactgaaaacaaaagaaaaaacagaccatAGAAAGAGGCccacaaatattaaaattttcagataaagactttaaaataccTAGGACTCTCCAGGGACCTGATGCACCATACCATGCATGTGGCtgacaatactgtactgtacatCTGGAAACTGGTGGGAGGGTGAATTTGTTATGTGTTTtttgccaccaaaaaaaaaaaaaaaaaaaaaggaatcaaagtaCAAAGCCAAGCTCTtggaattaaaaatacaatagcaGAACTAAAAACTCAAAAGAAGGGTTGGAAGATTTGAGGAAATCTCCCCAAAAGACAGTAAAAAggcaaaatggggaaaaaatatgtaagaaaattgaTGGTCTAGTTCAGGAGGTCCAATCAACAAGAAGAATAAGAAGAATTTCACAAAAAGAAGAGTATCAAAGAAGTATTTCAATTGCTTCTAGCGTAaggcatgattttttaaattaaaaaagatacatcaaGTACCTAACACAATGGATAAAAATTAACCCGCATCTAGGCACATTACTGGGAAATGTCAGACAATGAGGGCAAAGAGGACATCCCTACATGTTTCCAAAGATCAGTCTcatataaaagataaagaatcaggaattcccaggcggtccagtggttaggactccatgctttcactgccaaggacccaggttcaatccctggtcaggtaaccaaaaataaaaaaaaaaaatcaattgtgtttgATTTCTCAGCAGCAATACTGGAAGTGAGAAGATAATAAGGTCATGGTAGATTAAAGACATCTTGATATATGCAGGGTCTCAAAAAGTCTCTCTTGTGTGCCTCTCTTGTCTCCTACAAGAGTGGCTCCAGCAAAATGAGGGTGCAAACCCAGGATTTGGGAGATAAGAGATCCACGAAAAAGCAAAAGTGAAAGGGATCCCCCAGGATGCTGGTGAAGGAACCCAGGATGTTGACTCTGCTAGTGGCCTCAAGACATCAGTCTAAATTGAGGCCAAACAAGGCTCTTAGAGAGAGAGTTCCATAAGAGATGACACTGCAGGAACACCAAATATGTCTGAAATTACTGAGAGTAGAATTAGATCACAGGGGAAAAATTTCAGAATGGACTGATAAATTTgtagaaaactaagcaaataaGATCATTATTAGTTCAGGAAAATCAGAAGTcacaagaaaggaagggaaaagtaATCATAATGTACTGTATGTCCAAGCTGAGAATAAAAGTTATGTAGTGACAATAATGTAAAACAAATCATTTAAACAAAACTAAATAGATACAACTGGTAATAGATATAATAATGCCTAAAGGCAAGGAAGTAGTAGCAATATAGCATGTTATTTAGAGCAGCAGTCCCCGACCCTTTTGGCACCAGAggctggttttgtggaagactggtggtgggggtgggggatggttcaggcagtaatgcaagcaatgggcGGCGGCAGGGGCAGGTGAAGCTTTGCTCATTTGCTGCTCACCTCCTACCgggcggcccagttcctaacaggcctcggCCTGGTACCAGtccacggcctgggggttggggacccctgatttagAGATACCAAgttaaagaacaaaagaaacaaggGCGGAGGGGCTGCCAGGGGAAGAAAATGACTGCAATTTCCCTGATAAGCCTTGTAGGACAACTGGCCTCTTCATATGCACATAAAATTTTGATTCaataaaaactatgttgaaaagtaaaatacagtAAGACcaataaagcttttctttttttttacctgGATCTCCTAGCTTGTGAGACATTTCATTTAAAGTCTCAATCTCCTCTTCTTTTGGAGCATGAATAACCATAACTGTAGATCCCAGAATACTCAGCAAACATCCAATTTTTCCATGAAGGTTAAGTCTTTCATTTagaaagtatgaagaaagaatagCACTAAAATGGGGAGAAGGTggagaatattaaaataatcagctacttttctcatttttaaatatcaaCACAACTCAGAATTTAAACTAATGAACTCAAACTAAAACACTGTGAGCGTATAAAGATTCTGGCTTTCAGCCAAagtaaagaaaatgcaaattcaatCATAAAACGAAAGTTTCTGGGAACCACCTGTTTCATCATACACTAAACCAGTATAGTTACCATCTTTCTACTGTAGTACATCAATGTGAAATTTATAATAAACAGAGCTATGGTACAAATGTATATTCTATTTAAGAATCTATGTCCAAACCAATGCTTAATATTTGCTCAACTTTAATTTATCCCTACTGGTTGATGCATCCTttgtacattttcatttaattctatgTAATTTGCCTATTATATTATcaagttttaataatttataactagttttatcaaaatctttaaaaaatataaacctataaatataataatggcataatatacaaaaattaaggaTAAAAGACACATGCCAtaatatatctttatttattatatataatacataacatcttatatctttatatattatgtataatatatagtatcttgaaaattatataatttgcATACTACATTGATTTATAAAGtactatctttaaaaataaaaatacctatcaACCAACCAACTTTGGGAATAGTAGCCAAAATCCAGACTTCAATATGGGCTTAGCTGTTTGCGCTAATgattaaaataacagaaacaggACAAGTCTTGTACTGCTCCTTCCAAACAAGGATCCTGGGCCAGTCTTCAACCATGCCCCAATCAATGATTTTCTGTAGAAGGTACAATCTATTCATCACCAACCACCACCTACCAaagtatacatgtatcaaatgaTAAATATTGTAACAAGTGCAACTTggagttttaaaaaactgaaattaaagtaGAACTAGTGCTGACTTTGAACACAAGCAAGACACAGAATAAAAGCATCTTCTCCCACAACTTGATAGCTTGCCTCCGCACAGAGGGTAACATTTCAAAAGCAAATTACTACGCAGCATAAAAAGTTCTCCACGTTGCTTAAACATAAATTATGCAGACCATGTGTGGTTAGATGGTACTGAAAACTTCACAGGCTGAAGGCTGAAACCCTAGCTGTTGTTTCTACATGTGATGAGTAGGGTCCTTACCTCACTAGGACACTGAGTGCCCCTAACGGAGTCACTAGGGTGGCTGGTGCAAAGGCATACGCAGCAAAGTTGGCCACCTCGCCAGCTCCCACTTGGAGACAGACAACAAGAGAAAACTCTCAGATAGGAACATATCTAGTCAAAACGGAAATGCctgcattttatttacatttattttttaacatactaTTTGAATCATATCTAgtaatttctgtattttctcccaTCTATTCACAAGGGTTCTCCTGTAAATTAGCAACATTAGAATAGAGTTCAAACCCATTAGAAACAATACAAATCTATAATTTCAATGGAAGACATCTAATTTATGTTTATATAggtgtttaaattaaaaattttaatagatatttacatCCTATGACAACAAACACAAATCAGCTAAAAATGATACGAAAGCACTTCTCCCAAGTCTTTTTCactagctcttttcttttttaaaacccaACTCTTACATTCAAAAGGTATTCTTAggttcctactatgtgccagatgctgttCTAGCATCAGGAAATACATCAGAGAGCAAAATAAAGATACCACCCTCCTAAGAGTTACATTTTAGTGAGGGAAAACAGACAAAACACATATGTCAAGTATTTAAGTgtgctatgaagaaaacaaagcaagggAAAGGAATGGAGAGCTGGTGACGGGCAGGACATGGTGCCAGGCAAAGATGCTCTGATAGGTAATTCTGACCAATCTGATATGGAGTGAGGGATTTACCAGCAGCTATGGGTATGGGGAAGGGGGACAGACATCCCAAGCAGGGAGAAGAGCAAGTACAGAACTTTGACTCAAGACAATGTCTGGCATGTCTGAACAGCAAGGAAGCCAGGGTGGCTCCAGCAAAGTGAGCCAGGGGGAGAGAAGCCAGGGAGAGTCTCACAATGGATTTTAACTGAGCTGAAAAGCCACTGGGGAATTTTAGCAGGAGAGGGACATGTGAT encodes:
- the NIPA2 gene encoding magnesium transporter NIPA2, whose amino-acid sequence is MSQGRGKYDFYIGLGLAMSSSIFIGGSFILKKKGLLRLARKGSMRAGQGGHAYLKEWLWWAGLLSMGAGEVANFAAYAFAPATLVTPLGALSVLVSAILSSYFLNERLNLHGKIGCLLSILGSTVMVIHAPKEEEIETLNEMSHKLGDPGFVVFATLVVIVSLILIFVVGPRHGQTNILVYITICSVIGAFSVSCVKGLGIAIKELFAGKPVLRHPLAWILLLSLIVCVSTQINYLNRALDIFNTSIVTPIYYVFFTTSVLTCSAILFKEWQDMPVDDVIGTLSGFFTIIVGIFLLHAFKDVNFSLASLPVSFRKDEKVMNGSLCNMYEVLNNNEESLTCGIEQHTAENISRRNGNLTAF